The Pithys albifrons albifrons isolate INPA30051 chromosome 5, PitAlb_v1, whole genome shotgun sequence genomic interval GGGACTTGCCTTGGCTTTCCAGAACCTGGATTCCCAGATTTTCCAGGAAATCAGGGGGGAACCATTCGCCCTGCACCTGTGAACATCATGTTCAGCATACACAGGACATGCTTATCCCTCTTGTATGGAGACATCGTGTCTCTAGCAAAGTGCTAAGTAAACAGGTGACCTGAATGAAAAGGGAAGAGTCCGAaacagggagaggagatggAATAATTAATCTGTGTTTGTTATTTCATAGCTTGTCTGATACCATGTTTCACTTTTACAGTCAGAGCTCGTGAACTCCCTGTGCTCTAAACAAGATGTTTTCTCAAGCAAACTCAAGCCCTGCTGCGAGAAGCCGGTTGTGGAACGGACCAAGTGCATCATGGAGGCAGATTTTGATGAAAAGCCTGACAACCTTCCCTCACTGGTTGAGAAATACATTCAGGATAAGGAAGTGTGTAAAAGCTACGAGGCAGGCCACGATGCATTCCTGTCAGAGTAAGTAGTGCCAGCAGCATGGCAGGCTCGTTGTCCCTGACTGGATGTTACCAGAGGAACTGTCCTTgtcagcactgccctgtgcctgaCGAGAGCAGCACGTGACTCAGGGGCTCTgattctctctgctgctgtgccttccaGGTTTGTCTATGAATACTCACGGAGACACCCCGAGTTCTCCACACAGCTGATCCTGAGGGTGACCAAGGGCTATGAAACACTCCTGGACAAGTGCTGCAAGACTGACAACCCTGCTGAGTGCTACGGACACGCTGTAGGTGCCAGGCTTTGCCAGCAGGGGACTGGAAGGCTTGGGTGGGACTGCCATGAAACACTTGGGTTGAGAAGCTCCTGTGGAAGGGCAGACaagaaggctttggggagacTGATCCCAGGGGAAGCTGAGTGCTCTGACAGGACATGAGGCAGACCAGGGCCAATGGCAAGAACACAAGGTTCTTCTCAAATCACAGAGTAACTAATTGGTCATCTTATGACATTTCACACTAGTCTGACTCCACTGCCGGGTGCCTCTGTCTCAAAAGCGATTCTGCTTGCCTGAAAACAACTGATAGCTGAGTTAGTCCATGGCTcccactgcctgtgctgcatATACAGTGTGGATGCTCATGGATGGGGATGGGAGTGTGCAGGGCCAGCTCACACAGACAGCTAAGCTTAGggctcctcatcctcacctcAATCACACAGCACAACTTGAGCCCCTGGCAGCTTTGGCCAAGGGACAGAAAGAGTTCCCCTCATGGCTGATAAACCTACACTCAAATTATCAACTTGATTTATATAAACAAAACTCCACTGCTTGGAAAATAAGTCCAACAAACAATTAATGTAAATTAAATCTCAGAAATGTGGCTGCCTTCTTTAAGGGAATTGCTGTTAGAACTTAAGACCCACAAAGGAATTAAGTCCTGCCTACACCACCCTGACTATACATTAGTGATCAGCCTTGCAAAATGAGTATTTAGTGGTTAATAAGAGCTAGAAGAGGTATTTGTATGACTGTTGCCATCAAGTCCTGCTCTACTGTTACTAAAGAATTTGCACTTGTTTGCAGGAAGAGGAACTGAACAAGCACATCAAGGAAACTCAGGACCTTGTGAAGACAAACTGTGACCTCTACAACACCCACGGCGAGGGAGACTTCCTCAAAGGGTGAGCACTTGCTGATCCATATTCTGCAGTGTAAGCATCTGTGCTGGCTGCTTTGGGCAAGTGGGTTTGGTCTTCAGTGCTTAGCTCAGCTCACATTTAAGAATACTAAGTCATTTTGCTTTGACTTTGTTAGAATTCTGGTCCGTTACACTAAAAAAATGCCCCAAGTGACAACTGACACCCTGCTTGAAATTGGGAAGAAGATGACAGCAGTGGGCTCCAAGTGCTGCAGCCTTCCTGAGGAGAAACGCCTGTCCTGCTCTGAGCATTACGTGAGTACATGGGTTTAttctcctccctcttcccctgGGACACGGCCGTTCTCACAGACACTGGGTTCTGGTGACATAGCTTCAAAATGTTAGCTAAGCTTTGCTCTCCCTCAGAAACCAGAGGGAAGTCCACAGAATGATGAAATcatgaatcacagaaccacagaatggcctgggttggaaggaaccttaaagatcatcctgttccaaccccctgccacgggtagggacaccttccactagactgggctgctcagagctccctGATCAAGTCTGTGTCAGGTTGCATTTGGAAAAGCCAAGCAGTCTCTTGAAAACCCCAGGCTTGCTGGTTGTAGCCCAATGCCCAGCCATTCTGGAGAAGAAGAGATGCCCAACTCTAGGAATGcctatttattttgaattttaaaccCATGCCACTTCCCAGCAGGTGTTAGCTCCTACAGCTTCCCCTTCCAGTGATGCTATTGTGGCACCAACCTCACCTAGTTGTTCTGCTTCTGGGCAAGGTGTAACTCACCcttgttcttctcttttcagctGAGCATCGTGATTGAAAAAATGTGCAAGAAACAGGAGAGCACCCCCATCAATGAGCAAGTTTCACACTGCTGCAATGAGCTGTACTCTTACAAGAGGCCATGTTTCACTGCCATGGGCGTAGACACCAAATACGTGCCCCCGCCCTTCGACCCCATGATGTTCAACTTCGATGACAAGCTGTGCAGTGCCCCTCCTGCCGAGCGTGAGGACAGCCAGCTCAAGTGAGCCCTGAGACACACCTGGGGGCCAAGCTGGGCAAGTGTAGCACTGTGGGGTGCAGGGGAGAGCTGCAAACACCCTGTTCTGTCATCCAGCTGGGGCCCCACTAGTGACACAGGAAACCAGGTGGAACTgtgtgcacagccctgggcagtgcgTAACATCAAGCAGTCTGGAAGGGGCAAAAGAGGGTTTTTCTTCAAATACAATCACTCTCTTAACTGATGAGTTCAGCCAGGTCCACTGCCAGGGCAAGTTTTAAGCTGCACTTGGTTAAGACAACATGCAGATCATTTCCCTGAGTTATTGCCTACCTGTAACTGGGTTAGCAAAAGCAAACAGATGGTTCTGTTGTGCTGGGAGTTTGGGGTCACCAGCAGGCACAGGCTCTCTAGGCATGACCAAAAAGCCCTCAGAAAAGGGCTGTAGCTGGTTAGAATGGCGTGCTGTGCAgtgggggctcagccccagcaggcagCACTAACTGTGTGTGTGCCGTGGCTTCCTTTGCAGGCTGCTCATCAACCTCATCAAGCGCAAGCCCCAGATGACAGACGAGCAGATCAGGACCATTGCTGGGGGCTTCACTACCATGATGGACAAGTGCTGCAAGGCAGCAGACATTGACACCTGCCTCGGGGAGGAGGTACTGCCTGGCTCCTTCcttaaaaaacccaccccaaaccagGGAACTGGGAGCTGTGCATGGCAAAGGGGCTCTGCAAACTGCTATGGCCACTTGTCCGTGTGCTCTCACAATGCatgtgcagagcacagcacttcTCTTGGCTCCACAGATGGGAATTATTGTACAATTTCATGGGAAAGGTTGTCTGAGGGTAATCAGTCACCTGCTCAAAGCACATCTAAATCCTGCATTAGATAAAGTTCTTCAGGGCCTTGTCAGAAGAGTTGAGTGTTTACAAGCCACAGCTGAAAAATACCCAGGTGTAGAATTTAAACTTGACCTCTAGCAAATGTAAAGTTCCTTTTGTGCTGCAGATCCTTACAGAACTCTGGGATTACCAGTAAAAGTGCACCTGGATCAACTATCAGAACTGCCCAGCACATACAGATATATTGGCTGGGGGGTTTCCGCTGATTATGTCCCAGGAAAAGTTCATCTGGAGCCATGTTGTGTTCCTAGGAAAAATGTCACAGTTTCCAATAGCAACCTCATTATCATATAAAGCACAGAACTGTACTGCTAATATCTTAAACTGCTTATTAATCAAATCCTCTTTTATTTAGATCCAAAGTATTGCATAGGTaaaaatattaggaagacttaGGAAAGAATTGTTTTGTCTCTAAATGCAGTCCAAAGAATCATTTTCCACCTTGGCCAAACTGAAAGATACCCAACCTGCAGGAGCACATGGATTCCAGGGTCAGGCAGTACCAGGAGAATTATCCTTGGAACTGCACTTCAGGCACAAGTTTAAGTTGGCAACAGTTCCAGCTCAAGCAAAACCTCCTTGGTTTGTCTCCTAACTGTGTGTTCCTTTCTCCAGGGTGCAGCCCTCATAGTCCAGAGCAGAGCCATATTAGGAATTGGTGCTTAACCCCAGGTAGGTGACAGCAATAATGCACATGGTCTGTTTGTCTGCCCCTCCCCTTGGCTCCTTTATCCCCCCAAAGCATCCAGCTTCCCTTCCAACACCACCTTGGCTTCCTTGAGTGGTTGTTTGACCACCTGCATTGCACAGGATACAGAAAGCTGAACTGCTACCCCTGTGCTGCCACTTGACCCAATACTCCTGTTTGTCTCTCCAATCCAGGTTGCCAGTGGGAAAAACACGAAGAAAACAACCCTTCTGTGTAACTTCTCCCACCCCTTACCCTTTGGTACTGAATGAATGTTTCATGAGTCTCCTGTGTTTTGTcaaactgtgcttttccacaaacttttcacttcctttactttgaaaaaaaagaaaataaaagctcaaTAAAACTGCAACTGTCCTTGTCTGCTGGGGACTACCACAAGGCAAAGCTCTGCAGTGCTCTCTACACCAAAAGGTTCCTCTGAGTAGAATACATGGGCAGGGATTCCAAATTCcagatttggggtttgtttattGCTCTTGGAAAAATTGTAAGAAAGAATATGAAAGGTGGTAAGACATTTAGCCAGACCTTACTACTCTGATTCTACTGCTGGTTGGTTTTAGGCTTGACTTCAGCCATTGTTAAGAGAAGGTTCAAATGTACTGCTTAGTCTAAGTAAGATGAGCAGCAAGGAGcccttattaaaaaaagaaatgagattattttttcatcagCCACAAATCAAGTATCTCTTCACTTGCAAAGAGTTGCAAACAGCCCTGCTTTTAAACACTTTTCATTACTTGACTTGTTCTTAAGAAACCTGTTAAAGTTTCCCCTGAAAAGCCCACCAGCTCAGTGGTGTCCTTCAGTGCAGGAAGCTCCAAGAGAGACATTTGCTGTGTGATTTTCCAGTACACCTTCCTTGTCAGCCCATGGACACAACCCCCAAGCCCTGAACACTTGAACAGAGTCCCTTGCACTGCTACAGAGCCCCTGTGTAGGAAGGCATTTCACAGGGGCAGCTGACTTGGCCTTGAGACCCTTTGTGCCTGGAGTTTGGAACTGGGagtgctctccaggctggaggaTGAAATTCTTAAGATACTGGGTTCAAAATTGGACAGGAGGACTCAGCCTTGTTTCAGCTGAAAGCTTTGAACCTTCACTCACTCCAAGGCATCCTTACATGTTGGTGTAGGGAGTTTACATGACCCCAAAGCATTTACAAACATCAAGGATCCAAGTGTTGTGAACTTGAGGAATAATCATTTGGCAGTTTCAGTTAAGCTTCTCCTCTCAGTTTAAAAGAGCACAATCTGTCCTTCTGAAGCCCATTCTCATATCAAATTCACCCAAAAATCTGACAGTCATTCCCTGCAGCTAAAACCAACCTGCTCTAGGACAGggaggctgcagctcagcctgctgGTGGGACAGACTCAGGGGAGATTCTGAGGCACAACGATCATCACCAGCCCCACAAATCTGTCAGAAAAATCGAGGCTTCTCATTAGATTTCCAGCTGCTCCCTACACCCTTCCCATCACAATTGTTACATCTGCCCCCTCCCTTCCTGCCACAACTGGTGTGGCTTTTCAGCCACCCAATTCCAAACCAAAGCAGGTTAAGGATTCCATTAAGCTTTAGTAAATGACAATGTGTTTATAATTCCTGTGTCTGTCATGTTGCTGCCTCCAGAGAGGTACAGAATTGACAGATTATTTGCAGGCTGCATTGATCATTTATTGATGCTGAAGAGAACAATGTGCCACAAGAGTAGAATCAAGTCAATTACCAAAATGccaaaaatatgtgaaaagcTCTGATTTCCCTGGATCCCAGCCCTGTTTGGACCCTGCCCAGGAACTCAGCTGTGTCCCAGTGTCTGGCAGGTGGCACCaggacagagctctgcagcactcAAAGCAGCATCTTAAGCCTCAGTGGTGGTGTGGGCTGGAAAATTCCTACTCCAGAGCTTTTGGTCCTCTGCTGAGCCATGTCCTTGTATTCCCAGGCTCTCCTTGGGCTGTGCCTTTCCACAGCTGGCAACTTTTGCCATCTAGGTTAGTTTCTAATGGactcccttcccttttccctgcagagTCAGAGGTGAGGAAGAGATGCCAGAGCACACCTGCAGCTGGAGCCAAACCTGCACCTGGACAGAGTGTTCTTGAACCACTTCAGAGCTGCCTAAAGAGGTGGGAAAAGTGCCCTGACTCCCTGGCCCCTGTGTtagtgccaggcacagccagtgcccctctgccctggctcaCTGGCTCTTGTGtcagtgccaggcacagccagtgcccctctgccctggctcaCTGGCCCTTATGTCAGTGCCAGTGCCCCCCCTTGACCAGCAGGTCAGTGTACCCTGCTGAGATCCAgggccagagctgtgcccacagccctgttggcacccccagccctgccccagggccagagctgtgcccacagccctgttGGCACCCCCAGCCTTGCGCCAgggccagagctgtgcccacagccctgttggcacccccagccctgcctcagggccagagctgtgcccacagccctgttggcacccccagccctgccccagggccagagctgtgcccacagccctgctggcacccccagccctgccccagggccccCCAGGCTGGCCATGGCACACTCTGCCCtttgctgtgtccctgccctgtgatGGGCCCCGGGGGGACTGGGACagagccaagggcaggaggggagggctctgcctgggaagggctggggacaaAGGCTCAGCTGGGCAATgtctccctcctgctccacaggCTGGGGGCCATTTGGCCCTCAcaggagctgccagctgggctgtggtgcTGGTGCCACACACCTGTGCAGCCCTGCCAACAGCACCCTGCACAGCTGGCACACTGgggtggggctgcagagccccctCCTGCACTgagagccccccagggcagtTCTTCATTCCTTCCTCTATTGGGGGTAACAGCTCCCTCCTTCAGAGCCTCCAGAGGGGCATTCCCTGCACTCAGCACCGAGTGGAAGGGCCTCACCTTGAAACAACCCTCACCTAAGGTAGGACAACAAAACCATTTCATTGTAGTGTGAGGGGCAGCATAAAAGCAAACAGTTCTTTTGATCAAGCCCTGCTGGCACCACCACCACTCTGGGAACCAGACTGGGACTTCAGCTCCCAAACTGAGGTGTCAGtcctccaagtccaaagtaGGATCAGTTTCCTCTGGTTATTTTTCCTGTCAAACATGTTTGCTGCAGAAGAGATGGCCTCCTAGGCaagccacagctcctggaggaTGTTCCTGGTGTACTCTGGGGGAGAGGTGTGTGTTGCTTTTGCCACGGTTGTGGAATGAAATGGAaggggaggagggcagggtggAAATCTGACCAGTCAAACTCACTGGGTACAACTCTGTCCTCTGACCAAATTGCACCTGACACAAAACCTGACATCCCACACAGAGCAGtcctgagagacctggcaacTTATTCCCAACACTGGGACCATGCCAAGCACCCAGTGCACTTCCTGCCCACATGCCATTGGCACAAAACATGGATCCAGTAAGTCCTCACAAGCCCAGAAACAAATGGATTGAGAGAAGCACTGCCAGAAAGGCAGTGAGGAAAGCTGGTTCATTCCCAGCCAGGTGAATCCCAGGAGACCAAGggcagaggaacagcagagtgtgggggtgtgtgggcTGGGCACACTCCCAttggcactgccacagcttGTCCTGTGCCCACACAGTCACTCACACGTGGGGAACACTCTGCCACTTCACATCAAACCAAAGGGCCCCACAAATCACCTCAGAGGGGCTGCAAACAAGGGAGGAAACAGATGGGGATGAATCTTTCAGTTCCCTGAAGTTCAAAGAATTCGAACAGGATCCTTTTAGCGAGACAAATGATGGTTTGGATCACACCATGCACAGCTTCTCAGCATCCCTCAGCCAAGGGGAGGGCTGGGCAACAAGGAAATCCTTTAGGACCACTGAAAACTGCCTGGTTTCCACAAAACAAGTCATGCTCCATATGGATAGTCCCTACATTTATAAAGTCCTTCAGAAAGAACAAGGTCTGGGCTACACGTGGAGTCAGAAACAAGAGTGAGAAATCATATCTGGGTCTAAAAGGAGTTCCTAAGTGATTCTGGTAGAATTAATCATTGGCAAGGGCTGAAAAGAGCCATTCTTGCCCTCGCactccccagcacagcaaatAATCAGAGTCGTTAACAGCCATTAATGAAGTGAACAACTTGGATTTCCTTCCTGAATTGCTCCCAGGCCATACACTCAGAGCCAGGTTGCTGAATGGATGGGTAATGAGGTGTGCTGGTCTAATAAATGTAAACCAGCGTGAGAAATGAACCAGCTCCAAAGGGATTAGGAGCCAGAGTTACAACTTCCTGAAAAGATCACCGCAAATACAACGATACAAAGACAAACcggtttaacccacaaaccccagaggTCTAACgcagcccctggggcacaaacagaatggcCCACGTCGGccccctgagcgcaaagcaaaaggaaaggcaaaCCTGCTGGTGAGtatgatggtcacagtctggtcggcagtggcagttgcagtcctgctgaggttctggtcctcctctgacCCCAACAAGGGGCAGAAACGCCCCCCAAGCCCAAGCTTGTCTCtgctcaggtgcaggtgggactgcccagcGAGTCATGGGGCCCTCAGCAGAGCCCTCAGGTGCGGGAAGGTGCTAATgagtgcccagcccaggggaaCCTGTcacacctggggcagggcagtgagGACCCTCTCACGGGATTCTTGTAACACCCAGTCTGTAACCTGAGGTGTTCCCCGTGCCCTGCATGCACACTGCGTGCCACTCCTCTGGTTTGAGGCACAGATTCACCCACTGGCACACTCTCCTAAGGCATCTGAAGAGAAaaccttcctctctctcccatAAGGTCCCCAAAAGCCAAGTGGAAACCCCTGCTGTGCCTTGTAAGCCTCAGGTGGCAGCACTCCAGCCAAAGGAGTGGGTTGGGCTGGGTCTGACCCAAACTGCCACGGTGTGTGGAAGGTCAATTCCATGGATTCTGTTAAAACTGAATCTGTCCATGTGGCTTCTGCACCTTGAAGGACAATGGCAGCTCCTAATGAGGACTGAGCTCCCCAGTGGATCTCATTCCTAGTGTTGCCCACACTCCTCTCCAGTTAAATGCTCCATACATGTTTCCCCCCTGCTAATGAGTGTTCACTGGACACAACCTGATTCCATCCCAAGAGGGCCAGGATTTtccaagaaaagggaaaatcagTTATCTATCCTGCCGAGTATGGAAAGGGGCACGGGAGACGTTGCATTTAAAGGATTTAAATGggtgccccatccttggaagtatccaaggccaggttggacagagcctggggcagcctgggggggTGGTATGAGCAGAAAGGTGCCTCTGGGTGCCCTGTGCACTCTGTGAGTGCCCCCCACAGTGCCCTGGTCCCCAGTGGGACACTGGGCCACAGGTCTGTTGGAGTCTGTCCCTCTGGGTGATCAGGCACATTCCCACTGCTGGGACAGGTGCAGACACAGAGTCAGTGTGGATTGGAGTGAGCTCCGAAGCTCCAGCTGCCCGTTGGAGTGGCTGCACGGGGCAGATGGAGCCCTGCTGTGTGGCACTGCATGGGCCCcactcctctcctccctgctgTGTTTGACAGAGTCCAGGGTAATATTCCTTCCGGGAATGTGCTGATCCTGCCCCTGGGGGAGCTGACACACCTCACTTACTGCCCGAGGTGACAAACACTCTCTAGATCAGTTACCCCAACAAAGGGATCAGAGAGAAACACAGACTTAGAAATAACGATCGCTGTGCCAAGGTTTCATTGTTCTAAACATTCTGTCTGTCCCCCCAGAGCTGTCCTGGGACTGTGGGTGagcccaggcactgcagggtTGGGTTTGGGAGCAgcatgagcagagctgacacTCACTGTTCCCTCCCACGTGTTTCAGGGTAGCGACACACCCAGACTGAGCTTGGAACAGGGAGATTCCCAGGATAATTTCTGTATTGCATTAACAAGTTTTGACACTAATGCTAATTCCCCATTAGAAGAAACATGACAAGTAGGCTGTTTCAATGTGTATTTAGCACTGAAAGATTTTCAGCACGTGCAGTGAGACTTTCACTGCTGTCTGACAGCTCTGGCTGTGTCAGTCTCTGCTCAGTCACAGAGGAGGTGCtaccagcagtgctgctttctCTCCTTTGGCTGCACTGGGGCGCTGGTGCAGAGACtgaggcacacacagggaatCCTCGTGCCTGTTTCCTCTGGGATCTCCCTtcacaggcactgcagagcagcacagaaatggGAGGGGGCAGCTTTGCTGGGGTGCTGGATGGGATTTCaggggctgcctgtgccagaGATCTGTGATTGGTGCAGCCACTGCCTTGGCTGGGACAGGAGGTGATGGATGTGTTGTTAGACACTGTGGAGATTCCTAATTCCAGCAATGTGAgttcctgccctgcagggcctcctgggATGGATAACTGTGTCACTGTGGGCTCAGGCCCACCCTGGGGGCACTGATGGGGCACTCAGGGACAcggtcagtggtggccttggcagtgctggggacagggttGGATTCGATgctctcagagggcttttcaaCCTTAGGGagcctgtgatttttttctctggtTTATAAACAAAATGCACAGTGTAAACAAGAACTGAGGGTTGGTTGTAAACACAAAACCTGGAGCCACATCCACAGGAGGCCCCAAACCTGCAGGAAGTACCAATACTGGTGCCCGTGCTCTGTGTGGTGACTGACAACAAACCCATCAGTGCAGAATTAAAAATGCCCAGGCAAACAGACCAGGCAGGCCCAGAGTGTTGTCCCCCAGTGCAgggggtggggagagaaaaaccccaacccaagAGTGTGTGCTGATGCTTTTGTGAGTCCATGATCAAGTtctccctgttcctgccccCCACTGCTCTTCAGTGGGACCAGGCAAGGCCAAAGCAAACCTCAGTCAAAGAGTAAAAGGGTTAAATAATTCAGTGCAGAGTCACTTTTGCTGCTTCGGGACAGCATTTGCAGTAACCTGAATCAATAAAGGCTTTCACAGCTTTGGCAGCCGTTGGCTGTGGGGTGTGTGAGagctctgctttctgtgctaATTCAGTTGTCTTTGGAGGTCACAAAGACTGAAGGAATAACTGTCAGGATGGCTGTGCTTGTCCCATTTCTGGCAAAGACCACTAAGGCTGTGGTGGTTTTTCACATCTTAATTCCATTTATGACAAATGATGCagcagaaaacatctttttccTACAGGTTGATCAGGTTTTTAAGCAAGTGATTTTGATATTTCATTTGGTTCTTCTTTGCCTCTACCACAGACAGGAGCAAAACAGAGACTTTGTTTCTTTAAGGTTCTTTGGGAGCTCATTAACACAACCAGCACAGATAAATCCAAAAGTAACTCTGGCTCATCTTTCAAGATCAATGAAAAATGCACAAGTGCCATTTATTTCCTGCTGTTCTGCcagaaagtttattttattatttttacctgTGAAAGCAAAAGTGAGTAtgtccagaaaacaaacacaacacagcagaaggaaaactgaaaaggtTGTGAAATGAAACAATCTGGAGCTCTGGTTGCTCAGTTACACAGAACTAACACCAACAGAACAGCAGCTTGCCTGACTATTTGTGCAGCATTAGGGAGGGCAAAGCTCTCTGGTGCTTGAACAGCAAAGGTTTCACACGCGCCTCTGGGCACGGTCCCTCTTCATCAGGCCAGGTTTTGATTTTTGACAGGAGAAATGTGCAGCCAATGTTTGTGCCCCGGTGCCTCCTGTACCCCCCGGTGTGCCCCGTACCCGCTGTGCCCCCCAGTACCCCCCGGTGTGCCCCGTACCCGCTGTGCCCCCCAGTACCCCCCGGTGCCCCCGTACCCgctgtgccccccatgccccggTGCCCCCCCCCGTACCCCCCCAGTACCCCCCGGTGCCCCCGTACCCgctgtgccccccatgccccggTACCCCCCCCGtacccccccagtgcccccgtacccgctgtgccccccatgccccggTGCCCCCCCTCGTACCCCCCCAGTACCCCCCGGTGCCCCCGTACCCgctgtgccccccatgccccggTACCCCCCCCCGtacccccccagtgcccccgtacccgctgtgccccccatgccccggTGCCCCCCCTCGTACCCCCCCAGTACCCCCCGGTGCCCCCGTACCCgctgtgccccccatgccccggTGCCCCCCCCCCGtacccccccagtgcccccgtgcccgctgtgccccccatgccccggTGCCGCCCCCCGTACCCCCCCAGTACCCCCCGCTGCCCCCGTACCCgctgtgccccccatgccccggTGCCCCCGTACCCGCTGTGCCCCCCATGTaccccccggtgcccccccccgtagccccccagtgcccccgtACCCGCTGTGCCCCCCATGTCCCGGTGCCCCCCCCGTACCCCCCGTACCCCCCCAGTACCCCCGTACCCGCTGTGCCCCCCGTACCCCCCGCTGCCCCCGTACCCGCTGTGCCCCTGTGGGCGGGGGTCTCGCAGCCCGCGGGCACCAGGACCCCGCGCAGGGCGCAGCCCCCGCGGTTGGTCACATCGTGGAGCCGCCGCGGCGCCGCCATCGCCTCCAGGCAGTCGAACATCGCCCCGGCACCCCCCGGCACCCCAAGGCCCCCTCGGgaccccccaaagcccccccagccccgcgcGGCCTGGCCACGCCCTGCGGGAAAGGGGCGTGACCGAGGGGGCGGGGCTTGGGGCTGGGGGTCAATGGGGAGTGGAAAGAGGGGCGGGGCTTGAGGGGCGGCGTGAATGGGCGCGGGAATCGGGCGCGGTTTGCCAGAGGGGCGGAGCTTGGGGAGCTGAGAGCCAATGAGAAggtggcaggagctgagggGCGGGGCTTAAGGATGGGGG includes:
- the ALB gene encoding albumin; translation: MKWLTFISFIFLLSSARSRNLHRAARDADHKSHIAHRYNDLKEETFKAVAMITFAQYLQKCSYDGLSKLVKDVVDLAHKCVANEDAPECTKALPTIFLDRICQVKQLRDSYGAMADCCGKADPERNQCFLSFKVHQPDFIPPYQRPAADVICTEYQDNRVALLGNFVYTVARRNPFLHAPAILGLAAEYENALKSCCPESDIGACLDEKAAVIKERAKLIGVQQQHGCRILEKYGERTFQANKLARFSQKYPKAPFGELVKMVHEVKDVYHECCEGDMVECVDDWSELVNSLCSKQDVFSSKLKPCCEKPVVERTKCIMEADFDEKPDNLPSLVEKYIQDKEVCKSYEAGHDAFLSEFVYEYSRRHPEFSTQLILRVTKGYETLLDKCCKTDNPAECYGHAEEELNKHIKETQDLVKTNCDLYNTHGEGDFLKGILVRYTKKMPQVTTDTLLEIGKKMTAVGSKCCSLPEEKRLSCSEHYLSIVIEKMCKKQESTPINEQVSHCCNELYSYKRPCFTAMGVDTKYVPPPFDPMMFNFDDKLCSAPPAEREDSQLKLLINLIKRKPQMTDEQIRTIAGGFTTMMDKCCKAADIDTCLGEEGAALIVQSRAILGIGA